In one Candidatus Nitronereus thalassa genomic region, the following are encoded:
- a CDS encoding PAS domain S-box protein, translating to MSKIHQTPQELTDEVTTLKARIAQLEASEVRRKRAELTLRAAAEEWEQSFNALTDDVIILDKSGTVLWANKAVRDRFEGHHGNILGLDYRVLYYGTVNPNVRPPWDSVLQGALSAAVEIPLPKLNGWFSVSCYPLYDIEGKQWGAISIIKDISDRRRVEEALRDIAQGAPAAGGAAFFRALAKDLAKALDVQYAFLAELNESTLQEAKTVAVWARDHFTDNFAWSLVDTLGSQILQSKSPCWGNECQHLHSKDPLLVKWNIQSYIGIPLQNSLGQIIGLIVGMDSEPVRNLPLAQSILGVFAVRAASELERKRAEEALRDNKERYRAIAEHAYDLIFEIRPNGSLLYLSPSCGEVLGYDLQEFQQYNFLDLLHPEDQESLNPNFENNIRLLHDWQMECRLHHQSGEWRWFESHVKPFRTTTGDILAVVVSRDITERRRIEEERLRATKLESIGILAGGIAHDFNNILTAVFANIG from the coding sequence ATGAGTAAAATTCACCAAACCCCACAAGAATTAACCGACGAAGTCACGACGCTCAAAGCCCGTATTGCGCAACTTGAGGCTAGTGAAGTCAGACGAAAACGTGCGGAACTCACGTTGCGTGCTGCCGCGGAAGAATGGGAACAGTCTTTTAATGCCCTAACCGATGACGTCATTATTTTAGATAAATCCGGAACGGTTCTGTGGGCGAATAAAGCGGTTCGTGATCGGTTCGAGGGACATCATGGAAATATTCTTGGGCTTGACTATCGCGTACTGTATTACGGGACCGTCAACCCAAATGTTCGCCCTCCTTGGGATTCAGTGTTACAAGGCGCATTATCTGCAGCGGTAGAAATTCCGCTTCCCAAACTGAATGGATGGTTTTCCGTTTCCTGCTATCCCTTGTACGACATTGAAGGAAAGCAATGGGGAGCGATATCAATTATTAAAGACATTAGTGACCGTCGGCGTGTAGAAGAGGCCCTTCGGGATATTGCTCAGGGGGCCCCTGCTGCTGGTGGCGCCGCGTTCTTTCGGGCTTTGGCTAAAGACCTTGCCAAGGCCCTCGATGTTCAATACGCATTTCTGGCGGAGCTAAACGAATCTACCCTTCAAGAAGCCAAGACCGTGGCAGTTTGGGCCCGAGATCATTTTACGGATAACTTTGCATGGAGCTTGGTGGATACTCTAGGTTCGCAAATCCTTCAAAGTAAATCGCCTTGCTGGGGAAACGAATGTCAACATCTCCATTCCAAAGATCCGTTATTAGTCAAATGGAACATTCAGAGTTATATTGGCATTCCCCTTCAAAATTCTTTAGGCCAAATCATTGGGTTAATCGTCGGAATGGATTCGGAGCCCGTGCGGAATTTGCCGTTGGCTCAATCCATCCTTGGAGTGTTTGCCGTTCGTGCCGCAAGTGAATTGGAACGCAAACGTGCTGAAGAAGCCTTGCGTGACAACAAAGAACGCTATCGAGCGATTGCCGAACATGCCTATGATTTAATTTTTGAAATCCGGCCCAATGGATCTCTTCTGTATCTGAGTCCCAGTTGTGGAGAAGTTCTTGGATACGACCTTCAAGAATTTCAGCAATATAATTTTCTCGACCTTCTTCATCCTGAGGATCAAGAATCTCTCAATCCTAACTTTGAAAACAATATTCGTTTATTGCATGACTGGCAGATGGAATGCCGATTACATCACCAATCAGGAGAATGGAGGTGGTTTGAAAGCCATGTTAAACCCTTCCGGACCACCACAGGAGATATTCTTGCCGTTGTCGTATCCAGAGATATTACGGAACGGCGACGAATCGAGGAGGAACGTCTTCGTGCCACAAAATTAGAATCCATTGGTATTTTGGCTGGTGGGATTGCCCATGACTTCAACAACATTCTCACCGCGGTGTTTGCGAATATTGGTTAG
- a CDS encoding HD-GYP domain-containing protein: protein MESSQSPQATILIVEDEEGPRESLKMVLSPHFNLYSVDNAEVALNILKEQEIDLVTLDLKLPGKQGMDLLQKIRDEGRDTEVVIITGYGTLESAVNAIQHGIAAYITKPFNIPDLLGVIHKALDRRRQVDTLRGSLEAFSSLWVPAGEPASLTEKLRTLLGAKNPELAQHAQRVHYYTSLLLEHMELPAKSKEGIQLGALLHDIGQLGLQGRLALGNSEHTTEEKELLACHPVIGERMLQSMTFPEETRDVIRSHHERFDGTGFPNQLQGEAIPLAARVVGIANTFDNLVSGGVDTMPVTVPEAREYIRQEAGKALDPALADLFAKIVG from the coding sequence ATGGAATCATCTCAAAGCCCGCAAGCTACCATTTTGATTGTGGAAGACGAGGAAGGTCCTCGCGAGTCTCTCAAAATGGTGTTAAGCCCTCACTTCAATCTCTACTCCGTGGACAACGCCGAGGTTGCCCTGAATATCCTTAAGGAACAGGAGATTGATTTAGTGACTTTGGATTTAAAGCTTCCTGGCAAACAAGGCATGGATCTGTTGCAAAAAATTCGTGATGAAGGACGTGACACGGAGGTTGTGATTATCACGGGATACGGAACGTTGGAATCCGCGGTGAATGCCATTCAGCACGGCATTGCTGCCTATATTACCAAACCATTTAATATCCCTGATCTCCTCGGCGTGATTCATAAAGCCCTAGATCGGCGTCGACAAGTGGATACTTTGCGAGGCTCGTTAGAAGCCTTTAGCTCTCTTTGGGTGCCCGCGGGAGAGCCTGCCTCTCTCACTGAGAAGCTCCGGACACTCCTTGGAGCGAAAAATCCTGAGCTAGCGCAACATGCTCAGCGGGTTCATTATTACACCTCCTTGCTCTTAGAGCATATGGAATTGCCAGCTAAAAGTAAGGAAGGTATTCAGTTGGGGGCACTTCTGCATGATATTGGCCAATTAGGGTTACAGGGCCGATTGGCCTTGGGAAACTCTGAACATACGACCGAGGAAAAGGAACTCCTCGCCTGCCATCCAGTGATTGGGGAACGGATGCTTCAATCAATGACTTTTCCTGAAGAAACTCGTGACGTCATTCGATCGCATCATGAGCGATTTGACGGAACGGGGTTTCCCAATCAGCTTCAAGGGGAGGCCATTCCTTTAGCGGCGCGTGTTGTGGGAATTGCCAACACTTTTGACAATCTTGTCTCTGGCGGGGTGGACACCATGCCGGTAACCGTTCCGGAAGCCCGTGAATACATTCGTCAGGAAGCCGGGAAGGCACTTGATCCAGCTCTTGCAGACTTGTTTGCCAAGATTGTTGGATAA
- a CDS encoding archease: protein MSRGFQFIENVAHADMAFDAWGDTPSELFMAAGEALLNLMADPFTVGSQWSHEVRLTQASLDELLFEWLSTLVFLKDAEAVVYHEIKADVEEDLDSHTWHIRGMVFGDQIDGKIQELRSDVKAITKHLYEVHAELGKYQARVVVDV, encoded by the coding sequence ATGAGTAGAGGCTTTCAGTTTATTGAAAATGTAGCCCATGCCGATATGGCATTTGATGCATGGGGAGATACCCCCTCGGAATTATTCATGGCCGCTGGGGAGGCGCTATTGAATTTGATGGCTGATCCCTTCACAGTTGGCTCTCAGTGGTCGCATGAAGTCAGGTTGACCCAAGCCTCCTTGGATGAGCTGTTGTTTGAATGGCTTTCTACCTTGGTGTTTCTCAAAGATGCAGAAGCAGTTGTGTATCATGAAATTAAGGCGGACGTAGAAGAAGATCTTGATTCTCACACATGGCATATTCGCGGTATGGTTTTTGGTGATCAGATTGATGGAAAGATTCAGGAACTTCGCTCCGATGTCAAAGCGATTACTAAGCATCTGTATGAGGTACATGCCGAACTCGGCAAGTATCAAGCTCGAGTGGTGGTCGATGTGTAA
- a CDS encoding RtcB family protein produces MKFSTSMTVNRISEALWEIPKSEKPGMQVPARIYGTEKVLQDMDAGVFEQVTNVACLPGIQEYALCMPDGHWGYGFPIGGVAAFDLQHGIISPGGVGYDINCGMRLIRTDLTLADVRPRLDALMTELFRTVPAGVGARGFVKLNNKKFQEIMRKGARWCVDQGYGWDEDLSRTEASGCLSGADPDCISEHAMKRGMNQLGTLGAGNHYLEVQVVHHDRIYDHAIAEALGIHGHDQIVIMFHCGSRGFGHQVGTDYLRTFEKAMPRYGLHVKDQQLACAPFQSTEGQEYFAAMNCAANTAFANRQVIAHQIREAFGKVFQQSPESLGMHQVYDVAHNIAKVEKYFNKPLLVHRKGATRAFGPGSPELPDAFRQIGQPVICGGSMETGSYLLVGTSQAMKESFGSTMHGAGRTMSRAQAKRQVRGGQLLQEMAQRGILVKAVSMSGLAEEAGLAYKNISQIVEAVETAGITKKVAEFLPIGNIKG; encoded by the coding sequence ATGAAATTTTCAACGTCCATGACCGTAAATCGAATTTCCGAGGCCTTGTGGGAAATACCCAAATCGGAAAAGCCTGGCATGCAGGTTCCTGCTCGTATATATGGCACGGAAAAAGTATTGCAAGATATGGATGCCGGTGTGTTTGAACAAGTAACGAACGTGGCTTGCCTGCCAGGCATTCAGGAATATGCCTTGTGTATGCCCGATGGCCATTGGGGATATGGATTTCCTATTGGAGGGGTTGCAGCATTTGATCTGCAGCATGGAATTATATCTCCAGGCGGTGTGGGGTATGACATTAATTGTGGTATGCGATTGATCAGAACAGACTTGACCCTGGCCGATGTGCGTCCACGATTAGATGCCTTAATGACTGAATTATTTCGTACCGTACCAGCAGGTGTTGGGGCGAGAGGATTTGTGAAACTCAACAATAAGAAATTTCAAGAGATTATGCGAAAGGGCGCTCGCTGGTGTGTAGATCAGGGATATGGATGGGATGAAGACCTCAGTCGGACTGAGGCAAGCGGCTGTCTTTCAGGCGCGGATCCCGATTGTATTTCTGAACATGCGATGAAACGGGGTATGAATCAATTGGGAACCTTAGGGGCGGGTAATCACTACTTGGAAGTGCAAGTGGTTCACCACGATCGAATTTATGACCATGCGATCGCTGAAGCTCTAGGTATTCACGGACATGACCAAATCGTGATCATGTTTCACTGTGGCTCTCGAGGGTTTGGTCACCAAGTTGGTACGGATTATCTGCGAACGTTTGAAAAAGCGATGCCTCGCTATGGACTTCATGTTAAAGATCAACAATTAGCCTGTGCTCCCTTTCAGTCCACCGAGGGACAGGAATACTTTGCCGCGATGAATTGTGCCGCGAATACGGCGTTTGCAAACCGTCAGGTCATTGCTCACCAAATACGAGAAGCCTTTGGTAAGGTCTTTCAACAATCTCCAGAATCTCTGGGTATGCATCAGGTGTACGACGTTGCACATAACATTGCCAAGGTTGAAAAGTACTTCAATAAACCTTTGCTCGTACATCGAAAAGGAGCGACGCGGGCCTTTGGTCCTGGCAGCCCTGAACTTCCTGATGCCTTTCGGCAGATTGGGCAACCGGTGATTTGTGGGGGTTCGATGGAAACAGGGTCCTACCTTTTGGTGGGAACGTCGCAGGCCATGAAGGAATCCTTTGGGTCTACCATGCATGGCGCGGGGCGAACCATGTCTCGGGCCCAAGCCAAACGGCAAGTTCGTGGGGGTCAATTATTACAGGAGATGGCCCAACGCGGGATTTTAGTGAAAGCGGTGTCCATGTCAGGGTTGGCAGAAGAAGCTGGGCTTGCCTATAAAAATATTTCCCAGATTGTGGAAGCTGTTGAAACAGCCGGCATTACAAAGAAAGTAGCCGAGTTCTTGCCCATCGGAAATATCAAAGGGTAA
- the mtnA gene encoding S-methyl-5-thioribose-1-phosphate isomerase, with the protein MIPTVEWKDGVVRLLDQSQLPGRVEILDCRDYQAVANAIRELRVRGAPAIGVTAAMGIALGANAVQSTDRQEFVTAIGKIGDHLASTRPTAVNLFWAINRMKQVIELQPNLSIVELKACLVHEAEAICQEDIEMCRTMGRYGAELIQHGQTILTHCNAGALATAGYGTALGVIRAAWESGKNIEVFADETRPVLQGARLTAWELMQDGIPVTLITDNMAGTMMRQGKIHVCVVGADRIAANGDVANKIGTYSVAVLAKAHGIPFYVAAPSSTIDMDTPNGDAIPIEERSREEVLSVHGSPRIAPEDVKIVNPAFDVTPAEYVAGIITERGVFSPDDIAREFSSGR; encoded by the coding sequence ATGATTCCAACCGTAGAGTGGAAGGATGGCGTGGTTCGGTTATTGGATCAGAGCCAGTTGCCTGGCCGAGTTGAGATCCTAGACTGTCGAGACTATCAGGCGGTGGCCAATGCCATTCGTGAACTTCGTGTGCGAGGCGCCCCGGCCATTGGGGTGACTGCCGCTATGGGGATAGCCCTAGGAGCAAATGCTGTTCAGAGTACCGACCGCCAAGAATTTGTAACAGCCATCGGCAAGATTGGGGATCATCTGGCGTCCACCAGACCGACGGCGGTGAACCTGTTTTGGGCCATTAATCGAATGAAGCAGGTGATAGAGCTTCAACCAAACCTCTCAATTGTAGAGCTCAAGGCATGCTTGGTTCATGAAGCGGAAGCGATTTGTCAGGAAGATATTGAGATGTGTCGAACGATGGGACGATATGGGGCCGAGTTAATTCAGCATGGGCAGACAATTCTGACACATTGTAATGCCGGCGCACTGGCCACTGCGGGATATGGGACGGCGTTAGGTGTAATTCGGGCAGCGTGGGAATCTGGAAAAAATATTGAAGTGTTTGCTGATGAGACCAGACCTGTCCTCCAAGGCGCACGGCTCACGGCTTGGGAATTAATGCAAGATGGAATTCCTGTGACTTTAATCACCGATAACATGGCGGGCACCATGATGCGACAGGGAAAAATTCACGTTTGTGTCGTAGGAGCGGATCGGATTGCTGCCAATGGAGATGTGGCTAATAAAATTGGAACATATTCCGTGGCAGTGCTAGCGAAAGCTCATGGCATCCCGTTTTATGTCGCGGCACCGTCTTCAACCATTGATATGGACACCCCAAACGGCGATGCCATTCCTATTGAAGAACGAAGTCGAGAGGAAGTTTTATCCGTCCATGGAAGTCCTCGAATTGCTCCTGAAGATGTGAAAATTGTCAATCCTGCGTTTGATGTCACTCCGGCGGAGTATGTCGCAGGAATTATTACGGAGCGAGGGGTGTTTTCTCCCGACGATATTGCGCGGGAGTTCTCTTCAGGAAGATGA
- a CDS encoding ATP-binding protein: MLTTKESTGSSPTTVERLTAAEKACLRARDLTKQLLTFAKGGTSVKNRASVIRLINDTAGFSLRGSNVRCDLILPEDLWSVEVDEGQMSQVIQNLIINADQAMPNGGVIKIVAENIAVDNSQSLPIQSGQYVRVSIQDQGTGIHPENLSKIFDPYYTTKQKGNGLGLATTYSIIKRHDGHITVQSDLGIGTTFVFYLPAVEMGGTEIVVEEQRFTHGSGRLLVMEDEEDIRDILGTMLVHLGYEVDFASDGIAAIELYRQAQQAGQRYVATIMDLTIPGGLGGKEAIHQLKDLDPDIVALVSSGYSNDPVIANPEQFGFKGMVAKPYNLSDLGKALDRALGQDDQTSNSSS; the protein is encoded by the coding sequence ATGTTAACTACCAAAGAATCAACGGGATCGAGTCCGACAACCGTCGAGCGATTAACCGCCGCCGAAAAAGCTTGTCTCCGAGCACGGGACCTGACCAAACAGTTGCTGACGTTTGCTAAAGGTGGAACTTCGGTCAAAAATCGCGCCTCTGTCATTCGATTAATTAATGATACGGCCGGCTTTTCCCTGCGAGGATCAAATGTTCGGTGCGATCTGATATTGCCTGAAGACCTGTGGTCGGTGGAGGTCGATGAAGGACAAATGAGCCAGGTAATCCAAAACCTCATTATTAATGCTGATCAAGCCATGCCGAATGGAGGGGTAATCAAAATCGTTGCGGAAAACATCGCCGTGGACAATTCTCAAAGTTTACCCATTCAATCCGGTCAATATGTCAGGGTATCGATTCAAGACCAGGGTACTGGCATTCATCCAGAGAACCTTTCCAAAATTTTCGATCCCTATTACACCACTAAACAAAAGGGCAATGGCTTGGGGCTCGCGACAACCTATTCAATTATTAAACGCCATGATGGTCATATCACGGTCCAGTCTGATCTTGGCATTGGCACGACCTTTGTCTTTTATTTACCGGCCGTCGAAATGGGTGGGACGGAAATTGTCGTTGAAGAACAACGTTTCACACATGGCTCTGGTCGTCTGCTCGTGATGGAAGATGAGGAAGATATTCGTGATATCCTTGGGACGATGTTAGTTCATTTGGGCTATGAAGTAGATTTTGCTTCTGATGGCATTGCCGCCATTGAACTCTATCGGCAAGCTCAACAGGCAGGGCAACGATATGTAGCCACCATCATGGATTTGACCATTCCTGGTGGGTTAGGCGGGAAAGAAGCCATTCATCAACTCAAAGATCTTGATCCAGATATCGTGGCGTTAGTCTCCAGCGGTTATTCGAATGATCCGGTGATTGCCAATCCCGAACAATTTGGATTTAAAGGCATGGTGGCAAAGCCCTACAATCTTTCCGACCTAGGTAAAGCACTGGATCGGGCTTTAGGCCAGGATGACCAGACTAGCAATTCATCTTCCTGA